The Bacteroides acidifaciens genome includes a region encoding these proteins:
- a CDS encoding heparinase II/III family protein — translation MKQTIIAVICFLCVSSLYIQAQKINHPSLLYTPQRIQQVKQRMQHEPKLQEAWGDIKKTADEALQKKDFNRLDYLSLAYLMTDNKEYADAIKEILLKAVEAESWGDVEMMARIPAWRSQLGMAHKSFLSAVGYDAAYNVMSSSERKKIAEGLKRLAVEPALGDWLLEPTRIHSLNSMGHNWWTSCVCQGGILALSLQNELPEVKEWVEQLHESLPEWFDFAGDVLQQKAKSFDEAGGMYESLNYANFGIQEALLFRIAWINTHPGQNPGDIPQLAKLPSYFSQVCYPRTGMLHSLNFGDSHKNVSAESSMMLLYALGMKDPTILWYISQVEQGQHRDGFFLNRPMGFLYTPDLSKAPAVPQLPTSQLFADFGWATMRNSWEKNATMLAVKSGHTWNHSHADANSFIIFHKGVDIIKDGGNCWYPNPAYRNYFFQSQAHNVVLFNGEGQPREQQYGGSTLRGYLHHLLDAGNVKYVLANGTGPVSNNFSRNFRHFLWMDNVIYMIDDLKTHKVGRFEWLWHTNGTYKKSGVDVNVTNGNSSVVIRPLYPRLLAKSDFVHDYPEDLYWEEIQAPTEDLKGTETYYSFHLPAEVNRVKGLTAIILKETPNEKDLPQMERREGQDWIGLRIRHKGKVTDLYINQLADGRLMHSNSWIMPDGWMTDAYMFAVSYPEGTEAKDAKDFFICHGSALRRDKETYFSSLAKLFVIQKEEEKKLNLWIDGQPKINASFRSKKKPVAVVVNGNRLPVVYNSSNVKVKY, via the coding sequence ATGAAACAAACTATTATTGCTGTTATCTGTTTTTTGTGTGTTTCTTCATTATATATACAAGCACAAAAAATAAATCATCCTTCATTACTGTATACTCCACAACGCATACAGCAAGTGAAACAGCGTATGCAGCATGAACCTAAATTGCAGGAAGCATGGGGAGATATTAAGAAAACAGCAGATGAAGCTTTGCAAAAGAAAGATTTTAATCGATTAGACTATTTGTCGTTAGCTTATTTGATGACTGATAATAAGGAGTATGCAGACGCAATCAAAGAAATCCTCCTGAAAGCTGTGGAAGCCGAATCATGGGGAGATGTGGAAATGATGGCACGTATTCCTGCATGGCGTTCACAACTGGGTATGGCTCATAAGAGTTTTCTTTCCGCAGTGGGGTATGATGCTGCATACAATGTCATGTCTTCTTCAGAAAGAAAAAAGATAGCCGAAGGATTGAAACGGTTAGCCGTGGAACCGGCATTGGGAGACTGGTTGTTGGAGCCGACCCGTATTCACTCATTGAATTCGATGGGACATAACTGGTGGACCTCCTGTGTTTGTCAGGGTGGAATATTGGCTTTGAGTCTTCAAAATGAACTTCCCGAAGTAAAAGAATGGGTGGAGCAACTTCACGAATCTCTTCCCGAATGGTTCGACTTTGCCGGTGATGTATTGCAACAGAAAGCAAAGAGTTTTGATGAGGCCGGCGGAATGTATGAAAGTCTGAATTACGCCAACTTTGGTATTCAGGAAGCTTTGTTGTTTAGGATAGCTTGGATAAACACTCATCCCGGACAGAATCCGGGTGATATTCCTCAATTGGCAAAATTGCCGAGTTACTTCTCACAAGTCTGCTACCCACGTACGGGTATGCTGCATAGTTTGAATTTTGGAGATAGCCATAAAAATGTATCGGCAGAATCCAGTATGATGCTATTGTATGCATTGGGGATGAAAGATCCAACTATTTTGTGGTATATATCCCAGGTGGAACAAGGACAACATCGTGATGGCTTTTTCTTGAATCGTCCCATGGGCTTCCTTTACACTCCTGATTTGAGTAAGGCGCCCGCTGTCCCTCAACTGCCGACTTCCCAATTATTTGCAGATTTTGGTTGGGCTACGATGCGTAATTCGTGGGAAAAGAATGCTACTATGTTGGCAGTAAAAAGCGGTCATACATGGAATCATTCTCACGCAGATGCCAATTCATTTATTATCTTTCATAAAGGGGTAGATATTATTAAAGACGGGGGAAACTGTTGGTATCCTAATCCTGCTTATCGAAATTATTTCTTTCAAAGCCAAGCGCATAATGTAGTATTGTTTAATGGAGAGGGACAACCTCGTGAGCAGCAGTACGGCGGTTCTACTTTGAGAGGATATTTGCATCATCTTCTGGATGCGGGAAATGTGAAATATGTCCTGGCTAATGGAACAGGTCCTGTATCTAATAATTTCAGCCGTAATTTCCGCCATTTCCTTTGGATGGATAATGTGATTTATATGATTGATGATTTAAAGACGCATAAGGTTGGCCGTTTTGAATGGCTGTGGCATACCAACGGGACTTATAAGAAGTCGGGAGTTGACGTGAATGTGACGAATGGTAATTCTTCCGTTGTGATTCGTCCTCTTTATCCCCGTTTGCTTGCTAAGTCTGATTTTGTACACGACTATCCGGAGGATTTGTATTGGGAAGAAATACAGGCTCCAACTGAAGACTTGAAAGGCACTGAAACCTATTATTCATTCCATTTGCCGGCAGAAGTCAATCGTGTAAAAGGGCTGACAGCTATTATATTAAAGGAGACTCCCAATGAAAAAGACTTGCCACAAATGGAACGGCGGGAAGGACAAGATTGGATTGGACTTCGTATCCGTCACAAAGGTAAAGTGACTGACTTGTATATTAACCAGTTGGCAGATGGCAGACTGATGCACAGCAACTCATGGATTATGCCGGACGGCTGGATGACAGATGCCTATATGTTTGCAGTTTCTTATCCCGAAGGAACGGAAGCCAAAGACGCCAAAGATTTCTTTATCTGTCATGGCAGTGCATTAAGGCGCGATAAGGAAACCTATTTTTCTTCTTTGGCTAAGTTATTCGTTATCCAAAAGGAAGAAGAAAAGAAACTCAATCTTTGGATAGACGGACAGCCGAAGATAAATGCCAGTTTTAGGAGTAAAAAGAAGCCTGTAGCTGTTGTTGTGAATGGAAATAGGCTTCCTGTTGTATATAACAGCTCTAATGTGAAAGTCAAATATTAA
- a CDS encoding alpha/beta fold hydrolase encodes MKGRLLIVIFISICFIAGSCNVSSVQGSRYNFSLLDSVIQGWVSKEYYPGASICVVKNDSVIFQKNYGSYTPDTKVYVASAGKWVAAAVIGAVVDSTSLEWDDPVEKWLPEFKGDAKGKILLRQLLSHTSGVRPYLPEPRVDNYNHLDSAIIEILPLDTVFTPGGRFQYGGLAMQIAGRMAEVAMGKEFETLFQELLAQPLEMKNSHFTPINTDGGHAPMLGGGLCTTLNDYIHFLSMIYHDGMYNDKRIISAQTVKEMQADQVKDAIIPSNNSDNYVAKGLGQSHNGIYGLGEWLELIDKKTGEAYQISSPGWAGAYPWINKRENVYGFFIAHVVGASSKEDGFSSFYGSPVISRTVSEIVKGHPLVVKQGRVEVGNGSLYYEEAGTGAPVIFVHGHSLDHRMWDEQFSVLAKKYRVIRYDLRGYGISSSQTEDYQFTHAEDLVTLMDSLHIKKAHIVGLSLGGFITADMLAYFPDRMLSAFLASGNIRKSKGPSEPMTPEEARVRDKEIAALKEKGVDVMKKEWFEGLMKSGGSQRERMRAPLWQMIDEWDAWQPLHKEVRVVAGLDAIEELKKNHPDVPALIVEGHSSGNRFSKEPPILQYLPNGKLKVIDDCGHMLNMERPEEFNAALEEFLKNVQ; translated from the coding sequence ATGAAGGGAAGATTATTAATCGTAATTTTTATAAGTATCTGTTTTATTGCAGGTTCCTGCAATGTATCATCCGTACAAGGGAGTCGTTATAACTTCTCTTTATTAGATTCTGTTATTCAAGGCTGGGTGAGTAAAGAGTACTATCCCGGTGCTTCTATCTGCGTAGTAAAGAATGATTCTGTTATTTTTCAGAAGAACTATGGTAGCTATACTCCTGATACAAAAGTATATGTAGCCTCTGCCGGAAAATGGGTGGCTGCTGCTGTTATCGGAGCGGTAGTGGACAGTACTAGTTTGGAATGGGATGACCCTGTGGAAAAGTGGTTGCCGGAGTTTAAGGGAGATGCCAAAGGAAAAATCCTTTTACGACAACTGTTATCTCATACTTCCGGAGTGCGTCCCTATCTTCCTGAACCGCGTGTAGATAATTACAATCATTTGGATTCTGCCATTATTGAAATATTGCCGTTAGATACGGTTTTTACTCCGGGAGGCCGGTTCCAGTATGGAGGACTTGCCATGCAGATTGCCGGAAGAATGGCGGAAGTGGCAATGGGGAAGGAGTTTGAAACTCTCTTTCAAGAACTATTGGCGCAACCATTGGAAATGAAAAATTCTCATTTTACTCCGATAAATACAGATGGCGGACATGCCCCGATGTTAGGTGGTGGTCTGTGTACCACCTTGAACGATTATATTCATTTCCTATCCATGATTTATCATGATGGAATGTATAACGATAAGCGGATTATATCTGCACAAACTGTAAAAGAAATGCAGGCCGACCAAGTGAAAGACGCAATAATCCCTTCGAATAACTCGGATAATTATGTAGCGAAAGGGCTAGGACAATCCCACAATGGAATCTACGGATTGGGAGAATGGCTTGAATTAATCGATAAGAAGACAGGTGAAGCTTATCAGATTAGTTCACCAGGATGGGCTGGCGCTTACCCGTGGATCAATAAACGGGAGAATGTTTATGGCTTCTTTATTGCTCATGTAGTCGGTGCTTCCAGTAAAGAAGATGGTTTCTCGTCTTTTTATGGTAGTCCTGTAATTTCGAGAACTGTTTCAGAGATTGTAAAGGGACATCCGTTGGTTGTGAAACAAGGCCGCGTTGAAGTGGGCAACGGTTCTCTTTACTATGAGGAAGCCGGCACAGGTGCTCCCGTCATCTTTGTTCATGGTCATTCTTTGGATCATCGTATGTGGGATGAACAATTTTCCGTACTGGCAAAAAAATATCGTGTGATCCGCTATGATTTGAGAGGATATGGCATTTCGTCTTCACAAACGGAAGACTATCAATTTACACACGCTGAAGATTTAGTTACTTTGATGGATTCTTTGCACATTAAGAAAGCGCATATCGTCGGACTTTCTTTGGGTGGGTTTATTACTGCTGATATGTTGGCGTATTTCCCTGACCGGATGTTATCTGCTTTTTTAGCCAGTGGAAACATTCGGAAATCGAAAGGCCCAAGTGAACCGATGACTCCGGAAGAAGCAAGAGTACGTGATAAGGAGATTGCTGCTTTGAAAGAGAAAGGGGTAGATGTGATGAAGAAAGAGTGGTTTGAAGGATTGATGAAGTCAGGAGGAAGTCAGCGTGAACGGATGCGTGCACCTTTGTGGCAGATGATCGACGAATGGGACGCGTGGCAACCGCTACACAAAGAAGTACGGGTGGTAGCTGGTTTGGATGCCATCGAGGAATTGAAAAAGAATCATCCCGATGTACCTGCTTTAATTGTTGAAGGTCATTCTTCCGGTAACCGATTCTCAAAAGAACCTCCCATTTTACAATATCTTCCCAATGGAAAACTGAAAGTAATTGACGATTGCGGACACATGCTGAATATGGAACGCCCGGAAGAATTTAATGCTGCATTGGAAGAATTTTTGAAAAACGTTCAATAA
- a CDS encoding glycoside hydrolase family 127 protein — MIMNKKSLVAIALLAVSAISSAQSVYPGQHQGKMKKETVAPVRVESFDLKDVRLLPSRFRDNMLRDSAWMTSIDVSRLLHSFRTNAGVFAGREGGYMTVKKLGGWESLDCELRGHTTGHLLSAYALMYAATGSEIFKLKGDSLVNGLTEVQNALKGGYLSAFSEELINRNIRGKSVWAPWYTLHKLYSGLIDQYLYADNQQALKTVTKMGDWAYNKLKPLSEETRKLMIRNEFGGVNESFYNLYAITGDERYRWLAEYFYHNDVIDPLKELRDDLGTKHTNTFIPKVIAEARNYELTENETSKKLSEFFWHTMIDHHTFAPGCSSDKEHFFDPKKFSKHLTGYTGETCCTYNMLKLSRHLFCWTGDSSIADYYERALYNHILGQQDPETGMVTYFLPLLSGSHKLYSTKENSFWCCVGSGFENHAKYGEAIYYHNNEGIYVNLFIPSQVIWKEKGLTLLQETEFPKEETTRFTIRAEKSVRTTVYLRYPSWSKKAEVLVNGKKVAVKQKPGSYIAITRDWKDNDRISATYPMQIELEATPDNPNKVALLYGPLVLAGERGTEGMQAPAPFSNPALYNDYYTYNFHVPVDLRTSLKVDMKHPERTLQRTGKELEFTTEQGDVIRPLYDLHHQRYVVYWDLQSK, encoded by the coding sequence ATGATTATGAATAAGAAATCTTTAGTTGCAATCGCATTATTGGCAGTATCGGCTATATCGTCGGCTCAATCTGTATACCCCGGACAGCATCAGGGGAAAATGAAAAAAGAGACAGTGGCGCCTGTTCGGGTAGAAAGTTTTGATTTGAAGGACGTCCGTTTATTACCGAGTCGCTTTCGTGACAATATGTTGCGGGATTCCGCATGGATGACCTCTATCGACGTAAGTCGCCTGTTGCATAGTTTCCGGACAAATGCCGGAGTCTTTGCTGGTCGTGAAGGCGGTTATATGACAGTGAAAAAACTCGGTGGTTGGGAATCCTTGGACTGTGAACTTCGCGGACATACTACCGGACATCTGCTTTCGGCTTACGCTTTGATGTATGCCGCTACCGGAAGTGAGATTTTCAAGCTGAAAGGGGATAGCCTTGTCAACGGGCTGACCGAAGTTCAGAACGCTTTGAAAGGCGGATATTTAAGTGCTTTTTCTGAAGAACTGATAAACCGTAATATCCGTGGAAAGAGTGTTTGGGCACCTTGGTACACCTTGCATAAGCTTTATTCCGGTCTGATAGACCAATATCTGTATGCAGATAATCAGCAGGCTTTGAAAACAGTGACTAAAATGGGCGACTGGGCTTATAACAAACTGAAACCACTTAGTGAAGAAACCCGCAAACTCATGATACGCAATGAGTTTGGAGGTGTCAATGAATCATTCTACAATTTGTATGCTATCACAGGAGATGAACGTTACCGTTGGTTGGCTGAATATTTCTACCATAATGATGTAATTGACCCGTTGAAAGAACTTCGGGACGATTTGGGAACCAAACATACAAATACGTTTATCCCGAAAGTCATAGCCGAAGCGCGTAACTATGAACTGACAGAGAATGAGACCAGCAAAAAGCTCTCGGAATTCTTCTGGCATACCATGATTGACCACCATACTTTTGCTCCGGGATGCAGTAGTGATAAGGAGCATTTTTTCGACCCGAAGAAATTCTCTAAACACTTGACCGGCTATACCGGAGAAACCTGCTGCACTTATAATATGTTGAAGCTTAGCCGTCATCTTTTCTGTTGGACGGGCGATTCATCTATTGCCGATTATTATGAAAGGGCACTATATAATCATATCCTGGGACAGCAAGACCCAGAAACGGGAATGGTCACTTATTTCTTGCCCTTACTTTCGGGCTCACATAAACTGTATAGTACCAAAGAGAACTCTTTCTGGTGTTGTGTCGGCAGCGGATTCGAAAATCATGCTAAATACGGAGAAGCTATCTACTACCACAACAACGAGGGAATCTATGTAAATCTGTTTATTCCTTCCCAAGTCATCTGGAAAGAAAAAGGATTAACCCTTCTCCAGGAAACGGAATTTCCGAAAGAGGAAACGACCCGGTTTACTATTCGTGCCGAGAAATCGGTTCGCACTACTGTTTATCTAAGATATCCTTCATGGAGTAAAAAAGCGGAAGTTCTTGTGAACGGTAAAAAAGTAGCAGTAAAACAAAAGCCGGGTTCTTACATCGCTATCACCCGTGACTGGAAAGATAATGACCGTATCTCGGCTACTTACCCGATGCAGATTGAATTGGAAGCCACTCCCGATAATCCGAATAAAGTGGCTTTATTGTATGGCCCGTTAGTGCTTGCCGGAGAACGGGGTACGGAAGGTATGCAGGCTCCCGCACCTTTCTCTAATCCAGCTCTTTATAATGATTATTATACTTATAATTTCCATGTACCTGTCGATTTGCGTACCTCATTGAAAGTAGATATGAAACATCCGGAACGTACTTTGCAGCGTACAGGAAAAGAACTGGAATTTACAACAGAACAAGGAGATGTGATTCGTCCGCTTTATGATTTGCATCATCAGCGTTATGTGGTATATTGGGATTTGCAGTCGAAATAG
- a CDS encoding glycoside hydrolase family 97 protein — protein MNVNRMKKRILLLLLVVPALLKAQDVMTGTRQELTSPDGAYRFTFYQRAVGEDNAQMYYTLTYKNRPVIEESKLGVLIENQLFESALGVPNDTCHFWCENLKLTGTERRKADETWKPVYGERAEIRDCYNEMTLKFKKGEGDGAQDGGYDKRKNYFMNIIVRAYNEGVAFRYHFPETTNGLFLHIIGEQTSFTMPQGTMAYYERWAQGPYALRPLEGWGKEESERPLTLKLPDGLSVALLEAEMVDYVRGKFRLSADKPSTLETSLYSSVDIISPYSTPWRVIMAGERPVDLINNNDIVLNLNPACKLADTSWIKPGKVFRSGDLKQERVKAAIDFAAERGIQYVHMDAGWYGPEMKMSSDATTVSPDKDLDIPALCQYAESKGIGLMVYVNQRALVQQLDTLLPLYKKWGLKGIKFGFVQIGNQRWSTWLHDAVRKCGEYGLMVDIHDEYRPTGFSRTYPNLMTQEGIGGNEEMPDALHNTILPYTRFLAGAADYTLCYFNGRVKNTKAHQLAMAAVYYSPLQFMFWYDRPEFYKGEEELEFWKAIPSVWDDSRALDGEIGEYIVQARRSGSDWFVGAMTNTEARTVTLTTDFLEPGKKYMLHLYEDDDKLNTRTKVRSTHKKIKAGDKLVLKLKASGGAALHFTPLK, from the coding sequence ATGAACGTAAATAGAATGAAGAAAAGAATTTTGCTTTTATTGCTGGTGGTACCGGCATTGTTGAAAGCGCAGGATGTAATGACAGGAACCCGCCAGGAACTGACATCTCCCGACGGAGCGTATCGTTTTACCTTCTATCAGCGTGCGGTGGGAGAGGATAATGCACAAATGTATTACACCTTGACTTACAAGAACCGTCCGGTAATTGAAGAAAGTAAATTGGGAGTTCTGATTGAAAATCAGTTGTTCGAATCGGCACTGGGTGTTCCGAATGATACTTGTCATTTCTGGTGTGAGAATCTGAAGTTGACGGGAACTGAGCGTCGGAAAGCGGATGAAACATGGAAACCTGTATATGGGGAACGTGCCGAGATTCGTGACTGTTATAATGAGATGACCCTGAAATTCAAGAAAGGTGAAGGAGACGGAGCACAAGATGGTGGCTATGATAAGCGCAAGAATTACTTTATGAATATCATAGTGCGTGCCTATAATGAAGGAGTCGCTTTCCGTTATCATTTCCCGGAAACAACCAACGGGCTTTTCCTGCATATCATAGGCGAGCAAACCAGTTTCACAATGCCTCAAGGAACAATGGCTTATTATGAGCGTTGGGCACAAGGGCCTTATGCACTTCGTCCGTTGGAAGGTTGGGGAAAAGAAGAAAGTGAACGTCCTTTGACATTAAAACTGCCCGACGGATTATCAGTTGCCTTGTTGGAAGCGGAAATGGTGGATTATGTCCGTGGCAAATTCCGTTTGTCGGCAGACAAACCTTCCACTTTGGAGACAAGCCTGTATAGCAGTGTCGATATAATTTCTCCTTATAGCACTCCGTGGCGTGTTATCATGGCTGGCGAACGTCCGGTCGATTTGATTAACAACAATGATATTGTCTTGAATCTGAACCCGGCTTGCAAACTGGCTGATACTTCCTGGATTAAACCGGGAAAAGTATTCCGTTCGGGCGACTTGAAGCAAGAAAGGGTGAAAGCGGCTATTGACTTTGCGGCAGAGCGCGGTATTCAGTATGTGCACATGGATGCAGGTTGGTATGGACCAGAAATGAAGATGAGTTCGGACGCTACTACTGTTTCTCCGGATAAAGACCTTGATATACCTGCTTTGTGCCAGTATGCCGAATCGAAGGGAATCGGACTTATGGTATACGTCAATCAGCGTGCATTGGTGCAGCAATTGGATACTTTATTACCTTTATATAAGAAGTGGGGATTGAAAGGTATCAAGTTCGGTTTTGTACAGATTGGCAATCAGCGTTGGAGTACCTGGCTGCATGATGCAGTCCGCAAATGTGGAGAATACGGTCTGATGGTGGATATTCACGATGAATATCGTCCCACAGGTTTCAGCCGTACTTATCCTAACTTGATGACACAGGAGGGTATCGGTGGCAATGAAGAGATGCCGGATGCTTTACATAACACGATTCTTCCGTATACACGTTTCCTGGCAGGCGCTGCGGATTATACACTGTGTTATTTTAATGGCAGAGTGAAGAATACGAAAGCGCATCAGTTGGCAATGGCAGCAGTGTATTACAGTCCTTTGCAATTTATGTTCTGGTATGACCGACCGGAATTTTATAAAGGAGAAGAAGAACTCGAATTTTGGAAAGCCATTCCGAGTGTATGGGACGATAGCCGTGCGCTTGACGGAGAAATTGGTGAGTATATCGTTCAGGCACGTCGTTCGGGAAGTGACTGGTTTGTTGGAGCAATGACAAACACGGAAGCCCGCACGGTCACATTGACTACGGATTTCCTGGAACCGGGAAAGAAGTATATGCTTCATCTGTATGAAGATGACGACAAACTGAATACACGGACGAAAGTACGCAGTACTCATAAGAAAATAAAGGCAGGCGACAAACTTGTCTTGAAGTTGAAGGCGAGTGGCGGAGCTGCGTTGCATTTTACTCCGCTTAAGTAG
- a CDS encoding PIN domain-containing protein, with the protein MRVFLDTNILMESITNRSHSTEIARIYNLYKSGVIDCYISQGSFYTITYLVEAYLKKTDSLSKDERLNKLRNILNNILLMSDICDISNEELSKGIWDTNFTDIEDSYQYQNAIAEQCEYLITLNKKDFHPHNEQIEIVTPDEFIKRISSGL; encoded by the coding sequence ATGAGAGTATTTTTAGATACCAATATATTAATGGAATCCATAACTAATCGTTCACATTCCACTGAAATTGCCCGTATATATAACCTATATAAAAGCGGTGTTATTGATTGCTACATTTCCCAAGGTTCTTTCTACACAATCACATATCTTGTAGAGGCGTATTTGAAGAAAACAGACTCTTTATCTAAAGATGAACGTTTAAACAAATTACGGAATATACTCAATAACATATTATTAATGTCGGATATTTGCGACATCTCCAACGAAGAACTGAGCAAAGGCATATGGGATACCAACTTTACAGATATAGAAGACAGTTATCAATATCAGAATGCAATAGCTGAACAATGCGAATATCTAATAACATTAAACAAGAAAGATTTCCATCCCCACAATGAGCAAATAGAAATTGTAACTCCTGATGAATTTATAAAAAGAATATCCTCCGGACTTTAA
- a CDS encoding AraC family transcriptional regulator — MKKIMNEKLTITTSNPVRARFYEYPRFTYPWHFHSEYEIIYVEKGEGDCLVGDSIISYAKGDLILFGSELPHSMQSPPDNGEESGLKVKGVNIQFEKDFMHYSISQYSQFIPIRNLLEDACRGIRFTVSRSGKVIKLLKQIPSAKGAEQIILLLSLLQIMATNDNRKYLTTSHYTPSPSIMRNERMEKVIAYLNKHYTESVGLDEIASYTAMNPTAFCRYFKENTGKTFKEYVLDMRIGYACKLLNSSVMNISQISATCGFESPVHFNRIFKRVTGMTPTIYREQME; from the coding sequence ATGAAGAAGATAATGAACGAGAAGTTGACTATTACGACTTCCAATCCCGTCCGTGCCCGCTTTTATGAATATCCGCGTTTCACTTACCCGTGGCATTTCCACAGTGAGTATGAAATTATCTATGTGGAGAAAGGAGAGGGGGATTGCTTGGTGGGTGACAGCATTATCTCTTATGCAAAAGGGGATTTGATTCTTTTCGGTTCGGAACTTCCTCATAGTATGCAGAGTCCGCCGGATAACGGAGAAGAGTCCGGCTTGAAAGTAAAAGGCGTGAATATCCAGTTTGAGAAGGACTTTATGCATTACTCCATTTCCCAATATTCCCAGTTTATTCCTATCAGGAATTTATTGGAAGATGCCTGCCGGGGAATTAGGTTCACCGTTTCCCGTTCGGGAAAGGTCATCAAGCTATTAAAACAGATACCTTCTGCCAAAGGAGCGGAACAAATTATCCTGTTGCTTTCACTTCTGCAAATAATGGCTACCAATGATAACAGGAAATATCTGACTACTTCCCATTATACCCCGTCCCCTTCCATTATGCGTAACGAAAGAATGGAAAAGGTGATTGCCTATCTTAACAAACATTATACCGAGTCTGTCGGTCTGGATGAGATTGCTTCTTATACAGCCATGAATCCTACCGCCTTCTGCCGTTATTTCAAGGAAAACACAGGAAAGACATTTAAAGAATATGTACTTGATATGCGTATCGGGTATGCCTGTAAACTGTTGAATAGTAGTGTGATGAATATATCACAAATCAGTGCGACGTGCGGATTTGAATCTCCTGTGCATTTCAACCGTATCTTTAAACGGGTGACGGGGATGACACCTACTATTTATAGGGAGCAGATGGAATAA
- a CDS encoding SDR family oxidoreductase, which produces MNELFSIAGKVAVITGAGGVLGGNIAQHFVQQGAKVVAIDIRQEQLDNRVAELKQYREDVIGIIGNVLDITSLEKVAEEIVAKWGRIDILLNIAGGNMPGATLEPEQNFYDMDISCWEKVTNLNMNGTVYPSMIFGKVMAKQGKGCIINVSSMAAYSAITRVPGYSAAKTAVANFTQWLASEMALKYGDGIRVNAIAPGFFIGDQNRRVLINPDGSLTDRSKKVLAKTPMKRFGDIKELNGAVHFLCSDAASFVTGAMLPIDGGFSAFSGV; this is translated from the coding sequence ATGAACGAATTATTTAGTATTGCCGGTAAAGTTGCTGTTATTACCGGAGCAGGTGGTGTACTGGGTGGAAATATCGCCCAACACTTTGTACAGCAGGGAGCAAAAGTAGTAGCTATCGACATTCGTCAGGAACAACTGGACAACCGGGTAGCAGAACTGAAACAATATAGAGAAGATGTAATCGGTATCATCGGTAATGTGCTGGACATCACCAGCCTGGAGAAAGTAGCGGAAGAAATCGTTGCCAAATGGGGACGGATTGATATTCTGTTGAACATTGCCGGTGGAAACATGCCGGGCGCTACTCTCGAACCGGAGCAAAACTTCTACGATATGGACATCTCCTGCTGGGAGAAAGTCACCAATCTAAATATGAACGGAACAGTTTATCCATCCATGATATTTGGCAAGGTTATGGCTAAACAAGGCAAAGGATGTATCATTAATGTATCATCAATGGCCGCATACAGCGCTATCACCCGTGTTCCGGGATACTCTGCCGCCAAAACTGCCGTAGCCAACTTCACCCAATGGCTCGCCAGCGAAATGGCACTGAAATATGGTGACGGTATTCGTGTTAACGCCATTGCTCCGGGCTTCTTCATCGGCGACCAAAACCGCCGCGTACTTATCAATCCGGACGGCTCACTGACGGATAGAAGTAAGAAAGTATTGGCTAAAACTCCGATGAAACGTTTTGGTGACATTAAAGAGTTGAATGGTGCTGTACATTTCCTGTGTAGTGATGCCGCCAGTTTCGTAACAGGAGCGATGTTGCCTATCGACGGTGGTTTCAGCGCATTCAGCGGTGTCTAA